The following proteins are co-located in the Pedobacter sp. FW305-3-2-15-E-R2A2 genome:
- a CDS encoding pyruvate dehydrogenase complex E1 component subunit beta, which translates to MREIQFREALREALSEEMRKNENVFLMGEEVAQYNGAYKVSQGMLDEFGDKRVIDTPIAELGFTGIGIGAAMNGLIPVIEFMTFNFSLVAIDQIINGAAKMLSMSGGQFPIPIVFRGPTGNAGQLGAQHSQNFENWYANCPGLKVVVPSTPYEAKGLLKQAILDPDPVIFMESEVMYGDKGEVPEEEYYLPIGKANVVKEGTDVTIVTFGKMLTRVVNPAVEELTKEGISVEVIDLRTVRPIDYPTIIESVKKTNRLVIVEEAWPLASISSEIAFNVQKNAFDYLDAPVLRITCADVPLPYAPTLIAASLPNAEKVIKAVKEVMYVAK; encoded by the coding sequence ATGAGAGAAATTCAATTTAGAGAAGCGTTACGTGAAGCCCTAAGTGAAGAAATGCGTAAAAATGAGAACGTATTCCTGATGGGTGAAGAAGTAGCGCAATACAATGGTGCTTATAAGGTAAGTCAGGGTATGTTAGACGAGTTTGGCGACAAACGCGTAATTGATACTCCAATTGCCGAATTGGGCTTTACCGGTATTGGTATTGGCGCAGCAATGAATGGATTGATTCCGGTCATAGAATTTATGACTTTCAATTTCTCGTTGGTTGCTATTGATCAGATTATTAACGGCGCAGCCAAAATGTTATCAATGAGTGGCGGACAGTTCCCTATTCCGATCGTATTTCGTGGCCCAACCGGAAATGCAGGTCAGTTAGGTGCACAACACTCTCAGAACTTTGAGAACTGGTATGCAAACTGCCCGGGCTTAAAAGTAGTGGTTCCATCTACTCCTTATGAAGCTAAAGGTCTGTTAAAACAAGCTATCCTTGATCCGGATCCGGTAATTTTCATGGAATCTGAAGTAATGTATGGCGATAAAGGAGAAGTTCCTGAAGAAGAATATTACCTGCCAATCGGTAAAGCTAATGTGGTTAAAGAAGGTACTGATGTAACGATCGTTACTTTTGGTAAAATGTTAACCCGTGTGGTAAACCCGGCTGTAGAAGAGTTGACTAAAGAAGGAATCAGTGTAGAAGTAATCGATTTACGTACTGTACGTCCTATCGATTATCCAACCATCATTGAGTCTGTTAAGAAAACAAACCGTTTAGTGATCGTTGAAGAGGCATGGCCACTGGCCTCCATCTCTTCTGAGATTGCATTTAATGTTCAAAAGAATGCTTTTGATTATTTAGATGCTCCGGTATTGCGTATCACTTGTGCTGATGTTCCACTTCCGTATGCACCAACACTGATTGCAGCTAGCTTACCTAATGCTGAAAAAGTGATTAAAGCAGTTAAAGAAGTAATGTACGTAGCAAAATAA
- a CDS encoding VOC family protein: MLVSAVPILASLNSAETIAFYTEKLDFIFHSEWDGYLIFSKDDITLHLWPTTDPDIPKHTGCYINVNKVEQLYQQYEPLGVIHPNGKLAEMPWGMRQFSILDNNGNIIHFGESIENKV, encoded by the coding sequence ATGTTAGTCTCTGCAGTCCCTATTCTTGCCTCACTAAATTCAGCGGAAACCATCGCCTTTTATACCGAAAAACTGGACTTCATTTTTCATTCCGAATGGGATGGGTACCTGATTTTTAGTAAAGATGACATCACTTTGCACCTCTGGCCAACAACAGATCCGGACATTCCAAAGCATACCGGTTGTTATATCAATGTAAATAAAGTTGAGCAATTATATCAACAATATGAGCCTCTGGGCGTGATTCACCCCAATGGAAAGTTAGCAGAAATGCCCTGGGGAATGCGTCAGTTCTCGATTTTAGACAACAATGGAAACATCATTCATTTCGGGGAATCCATAGAAAACAAAGTGTAA
- a CDS encoding PD-(D/E)XK nuclease family protein, which translates to MSAFLKEVAEDLVARLGGDLHHAAVVFNNKRPVPYLQNHLADTIGKPFWSPSFFTIQEFFALSTHLQVADGFTQFFTLLQQYNKLLAEEGGKALNPDVFYPIARIILSDFSQIDNDLVNADQLFQELEDIAVIEKEFQHLTSEQQQFLEQFWSSFSSGKQQNHQEQFIRMWRRMPKLYRNFHHALREKGYTTMAYIYRQLAEGNADRPTFINDFSEGKLVFAGFNALSNAEAVIFKRWNKDEKALFYFDADNYYLQDETQEAGLFLRKNIQKLGLPNALGAGKDLIRSHQKEINVYKTQGQTAQAKILQQELLQDYPLLEAADNAGKIALILADESLLLPVLQTIPTQYQHADGISNIDLNVTMGYPLLATSIFGLADLWLSIQAQLIEGKKDTVYYRDVEAFLSHPLTGVSAEQRDLVQQEILKEQLIEVPVLTLHGDELSTLFFTKVHKGLAAINNLQKVFRLILERQLEDKTLKQTEADLFAATLKELNRLHDTLEDYAAQLPLSFVLSLMQKAVQGIAVPLSGEPLQGVQVMGLLESRSLDFEHVYVLGVNEGILPQVNVSPSFIPDSIRRAYGLPVIENQDAISAYMFYRLLQRSKKVSLVYNGQGDDNNTGEPSRFLRQLEFESGYTFKYFDQSQSVAIEYKVNVDIKKEGEVLRRLNLYLDGQEGPSAKLSATRLTTYLNCPVQFFYKYIAKVEEPEELAENLEANSIGSTLHLVLERFYQKLQAESPYITKERIIENRKNLDELCKRAFAFVMFKEEEKILEHNGMQQVMLAIVAEYANVILDHDENQAPFTLVELENDEDYVIPFPIKVKGEERSLTLFGIIDRVDQRNGVTRIVDYKTGRDEIGFSSIEELFDSESNKQNKALVQTLFYTYVYEQAKGITGVEPNLYIIRKMREEGTLFYLKENRKRVLLQAEQLDEMKESFKTLLQQKLEELFNPDVPFTHTTIADNCMYCPYLTLCGK; encoded by the coding sequence ATGAGTGCATTTTTAAAAGAAGTAGCAGAAGATTTGGTAGCGCGCCTTGGCGGAGATCTGCATCATGCTGCGGTGGTTTTTAACAATAAACGCCCCGTCCCTTACCTACAGAATCATCTCGCAGATACCATTGGGAAGCCTTTTTGGAGCCCCTCATTTTTCACCATTCAGGAGTTTTTTGCCCTTTCTACCCATTTACAGGTTGCAGATGGATTCACCCAGTTTTTCACCTTGCTGCAGCAATACAATAAATTGCTGGCAGAGGAGGGAGGAAAAGCGCTGAATCCGGATGTCTTTTATCCCATTGCCAGGATCATTCTGAGTGATTTTTCGCAAATTGACAACGACCTTGTTAATGCAGATCAGCTGTTTCAGGAACTGGAAGATATTGCCGTGATCGAAAAGGAATTTCAGCACCTGACCTCCGAACAACAACAGTTTTTAGAGCAGTTCTGGTCTTCTTTCTCCTCAGGGAAACAGCAGAACCATCAGGAACAATTTATTCGAATGTGGCGGCGTATGCCAAAGTTGTACCGTAATTTTCATCATGCTTTAAGAGAAAAGGGTTATACAACTATGGCCTATATTTATCGCCAGCTGGCGGAAGGAAATGCAGACCGGCCAACCTTTATCAACGATTTCAGTGAAGGAAAACTGGTCTTTGCAGGTTTCAATGCATTAAGTAATGCCGAAGCGGTCATCTTTAAGCGATGGAATAAAGATGAAAAAGCTTTATTCTACTTTGATGCGGACAATTATTACCTCCAGGATGAAACCCAGGAAGCCGGATTGTTCCTGAGAAAAAATATTCAAAAGCTAGGTCTTCCAAATGCGTTGGGTGCGGGCAAAGACCTGATCAGAAGCCATCAGAAAGAAATTAACGTCTATAAAACACAAGGACAAACTGCACAGGCAAAAATCCTTCAACAGGAACTGCTGCAGGACTATCCTTTATTGGAGGCGGCAGACAATGCGGGAAAAATTGCATTGATTCTTGCCGACGAAAGTTTATTACTTCCCGTATTACAGACCATCCCTACACAGTATCAGCATGCAGACGGCATTTCTAACATTGACCTCAATGTTACGATGGGGTACCCCTTACTGGCAACCTCTATTTTTGGCCTGGCGGATCTTTGGCTGAGTATTCAGGCGCAGCTGATCGAAGGTAAAAAGGATACGGTATATTATAGAGATGTAGAAGCCTTTCTATCGCACCCGTTAACAGGGGTGTCTGCCGAACAAAGAGACCTGGTGCAGCAGGAAATTTTAAAAGAACAATTGATAGAAGTTCCTGTGCTCACCTTGCATGGCGATGAATTGTCTACTTTGTTTTTTACAAAAGTGCATAAGGGCTTAGCAGCGATAAATAACCTGCAAAAGGTATTCAGGTTGATCCTGGAGCGCCAATTGGAAGATAAAACTTTAAAACAAACCGAGGCCGATTTGTTTGCTGCTACTTTAAAAGAGTTAAACCGCTTGCACGATACGCTGGAAGATTACGCTGCCCAGCTGCCCCTTTCTTTTGTGCTTTCGCTCATGCAAAAAGCAGTGCAGGGCATTGCAGTCCCTTTAAGTGGAGAGCCTTTACAGGGTGTGCAGGTCATGGGATTATTGGAAAGCAGGAGCCTGGATTTCGAACACGTATATGTGCTTGGGGTAAATGAAGGAATTCTGCCGCAGGTAAATGTTTCACCAAGCTTTATTCCCGATAGCATCCGAAGGGCTTATGGATTACCGGTAATTGAAAATCAGGATGCCATTTCTGCCTATATGTTTTACCGTTTATTGCAGCGCTCCAAGAAAGTAAGCCTGGTTTATAACGGACAGGGAGACGATAATAATACCGGAGAACCAAGTCGTTTCCTCCGTCAGCTGGAGTTTGAAAGTGGTTATACCTTTAAATATTTTGACCAGTCGCAATCCGTTGCCATTGAGTATAAAGTAAATGTTGACATTAAAAAGGAAGGAGAAGTCCTCCGAAGATTAAACCTCTATCTGGATGGACAGGAAGGCCCTTCGGCTAAGCTCTCTGCCACCAGACTCACGACTTACCTGAACTGTCCGGTACAGTTTTTTTATAAATACATTGCTAAAGTAGAGGAGCCGGAAGAGCTGGCAGAAAATCTCGAAGCCAATAGTATCGGTTCCACCCTCCACCTTGTGCTGGAGCGCTTTTATCAGAAACTTCAGGCGGAAAGCCCATACATCACCAAAGAAAGAATCATAGAGAACCGAAAAAATCTTGACGAATTGTGTAAACGGGCATTTGCTTTTGTAATGTTCAAAGAGGAAGAAAAGATTCTTGAGCACAACGGAATGCAGCAGGTCATGCTGGCCATCGTTGCAGAATACGCGAATGTCATCCTCGATCATGATGAAAATCAAGCTCCTTTTACCTTGGTAGAACTGGAAAATGATGAAGATTATGTGATTCCTTTCCCAATTAAGGTGAAAGGAGAGGAGCGGTCATTAACCTTGTTTGGAATCATCGACCGTGTTGATCAGCGCAATGGCGTAACCAGAATTGTCGACTATAAGACCGGAAGGGATGAAATCGGCTTCTCTTCCATCGAAGAACTCTTTGACAGCGAAAGTAATAAACAGAATAAAGCGCTGGTCCAGACCTTGTTCTATACTTACGTTTATGAGCAGGCAAAGGGAATTACCGGCGTGGAACCCAACCTTTATATCATTCGTAAAATGCGCGAAGAAGGAACTTTGTTCTATTTGAAGGAAAACAGGAAAAGAGTACTTTTACAGGCAGAACAGCTGGATGAAATGAAGGAGAGTTTCAAAACCCTGTTACAGCAAAAACTGGAAGAGTTATTCAATCCTGATGTTCCCTTTACCCACACAACGATAGCTGATAATTGCATGTATTGTCCTTATCTGACCCTTTGCGGAAAATAA